In one Pseudomonas tensinigenes genomic region, the following are encoded:
- a CDS encoding LysR family transcriptional regulator — MLNKRHLPSITALQCFEAVTRHLSFTRAAEELNLTQSAVSKQVAQLEELLQHLLFRRVRRRLQMTPAGDLYLVEVRKILTQVEMSTHYLRSYGGETEVLRVSTPSTFGARWLVPRLKGWRLRHPSIHLDLCNEQEADDLLQGRSDLAFYFGQGSRPGTECLKLFGEELVPVCAPGSLPDKPFTDPTQLTDLVLLQNASRPQAWHDWFDSQGYQTEHSYHGPRFETFYMCIRAAQVGCGVALLPRFLVEEELADGKLVIPWQHAMPSSDAYYLAYPEHAAEVPKVRDFVKWMLEQIDSPND; from the coding sequence ATGCTGAACAAACGCCACTTGCCCTCGATCACCGCCCTGCAGTGTTTTGAGGCCGTGACCCGGCACTTGAGCTTCACCCGCGCCGCCGAGGAACTGAACCTGACCCAGAGCGCGGTGAGCAAACAGGTCGCGCAGCTTGAAGAGTTGTTGCAGCACTTGTTGTTCCGCCGGGTGCGGCGGCGCTTGCAGATGACCCCGGCTGGGGATTTGTACTTGGTTGAAGTAAGAAAAATCCTCACCCAAGTGGAAATGTCGACGCATTACCTGCGCTCCTACGGCGGTGAGACTGAAGTCCTGCGCGTCTCTACGCCATCAACCTTCGGCGCGCGCTGGCTGGTGCCGCGCCTGAAAGGCTGGCGTCTGCGCCATCCGTCGATCCATCTGGATCTGTGCAATGAGCAGGAAGCGGATGATCTGCTGCAAGGGCGCAGCGACCTGGCGTTCTATTTTGGTCAGGGCTCACGGCCCGGCACTGAATGCCTGAAACTGTTCGGCGAAGAACTGGTGCCGGTCTGCGCGCCGGGCAGCCTGCCGGACAAGCCGTTCACTGATCCGACGCAACTCACCGATCTGGTGCTGCTGCAAAATGCCTCGCGCCCGCAAGCATGGCACGACTGGTTCGACAGTCAGGGTTACCAAACCGAACACAGTTACCACGGGCCGCGTTTCGAAACCTTTTATATGTGCATCCGTGCCGCGCAGGTTGGCTGTGGCGTGGCGTTGTTGCCGCGATTTCTGGTGGAAGAGGAATTGGCCGACGGCAAACTGGTCATTCCCTGGCAGCATGCAATGCCCAGTTCCGACGCGTATTACCTGGCGTACCCGGAGCATGCGGCGGAAGTGCCGAAGGTACGGGATTTTGTGAAGTGGATGCTGGAGCAGATCGACAGCCCGAATGACTGA
- a CDS encoding ABC transporter substrate-binding protein gives MSQTFYKKGFLALAVATALGVSAFAQADVKIGVAGPMTGANAAFGEQYMKGAQAAADAVNAAGGVNGEKIVLVKGDDACEPKQAVTVAKDLTNQKVAGVVGHFCSSSTIPASEIYDEAGIIAITPGSTNPQVTERGLSAMFRMCGRDDQQGIVAGDYIVDVLKGKKVVVLHDKDTYGQGLADATKAQLVKRGVTPVLYEGLTRGEKDFSTIVTKIRGAGADVVYFGGLHPEAGPLVRQLREQGLKDVKFMSDDGIVTDELVTTAGGPQFTDGVLMTFGADPRLLPESKTVVDAFRKAGTEPEGYTLYAYASVQTLAAAFNGAKSNKGEEAAAWLKKNPVKTVMGEKTWDSKGDLKVSDYVVYQWDKDGKYHQLEKQK, from the coding sequence ATGTCCCAGACGTTTTACAAGAAAGGCTTTCTGGCCCTCGCAGTGGCTACTGCGTTGGGTGTTTCTGCGTTTGCTCAAGCTGATGTGAAAATCGGTGTAGCGGGTCCAATGACTGGCGCCAACGCGGCATTTGGCGAGCAGTACATGAAGGGTGCACAGGCGGCGGCTGACGCGGTGAACGCGGCTGGCGGCGTCAACGGGGAAAAAATCGTACTGGTCAAGGGCGATGACGCCTGCGAGCCGAAACAGGCCGTGACGGTCGCCAAGGACCTCACCAACCAGAAAGTCGCCGGCGTGGTCGGTCACTTCTGCTCCTCTTCGACCATTCCAGCGTCGGAAATCTACGACGAAGCCGGGATCATCGCGATCACCCCGGGTTCGACCAACCCGCAAGTCACCGAGCGCGGTCTCAGCGCCATGTTCCGTATGTGCGGGCGTGACGACCAGCAAGGCATTGTGGCCGGTGACTACATCGTCGACGTGCTCAAGGGCAAGAAAGTCGTCGTGCTGCACGACAAAGATACCTACGGCCAAGGCCTGGCGGATGCCACCAAGGCGCAACTGGTCAAGCGCGGCGTGACGCCCGTGTTGTACGAAGGCCTGACCCGTGGCGAAAAAGACTTCAGCACCATCGTCACCAAGATCCGTGGCGCCGGCGCCGACGTCGTCTACTTCGGCGGTCTGCACCCGGAGGCCGGCCCGCTGGTTCGCCAACTGCGTGAACAAGGCCTGAAAGACGTCAAGTTCATGTCCGATGACGGCATCGTGACTGACGAACTGGTGACCACCGCCGGTGGCCCGCAATTCACCGATGGCGTGCTGATGACCTTCGGCGCCGACCCGCGTCTGTTGCCTGAGAGCAAGACCGTTGTGGACGCATTCCGCAAGGCCGGTACCGAGCCTGAGGGCTACACCCTGTACGCCTACGCTTCGGTGCAGACCCTGGCTGCCGCGTTCAACGGCGCGAAGTCCAACAAGGGCGAAGAGGCTGCGGCCTGGCTGAAGAAAAATCCGGTGAAAACCGTCATGGGCGAAAAAACCTGGGATTCCAAGGGCGACCTGAAAGTCTCCGACTACGTGGTTTACCAGTGGGACAAGGACGGCAAATATCACCAGCTGGAAAAACAGAAGTAA
- the nadE gene encoding ammonia-dependent NAD(+) synthetase: MQAVQREIAEQLKVQPPFADYQALQAEVARRIAFIQDCLVNSGLKTLVLGISGGVDSLTAGLLAQRAMRELRDQTGDNSYKFIAVRLPYETQFDEHDAQASVDFIAPDERHTVNIGPAVKSLASEVAAFEGKHAVSVDFVLGNTKARMRMVAQYTIAGAAHGLVIGTDHAAEAVMGFFTKFGDGACDLAPLSGLVKNQVRAIARSFGAPESLVEKVPTADLEDLSPGKPDEASHGVTYAEIDAFLHGEPVREDAFKIIVDTYNKTHHKRVMPFAP; the protein is encoded by the coding sequence ATGCAAGCCGTACAGCGTGAGATTGCTGAACAGCTCAAGGTGCAACCGCCGTTCGCCGACTACCAGGCCCTGCAGGCCGAAGTCGCCCGGCGCATTGCCTTTATTCAGGATTGTCTGGTCAATTCCGGGCTCAAGACGCTGGTGCTGGGCATCAGCGGCGGTGTCGATTCGCTGACCGCCGGCCTGCTGGCCCAGCGCGCGATGCGTGAGCTGCGCGACCAGACCGGCGACAACAGCTACAAATTCATCGCCGTGCGCCTGCCGTACGAAACCCAGTTCGATGAACACGACGCTCAGGCTTCGGTGGATTTCATCGCTCCAGACGAGCGCCACACCGTCAACATCGGCCCGGCGGTGAAATCGCTGGCCAGTGAAGTCGCGGCGTTTGAAGGCAAGCACGCGGTGTCGGTGGACTTTGTGCTCGGCAATACCAAGGCGCGGATGCGCATGGTCGCCCAATACACCATCGCCGGCGCGGCGCACGGTCTGGTGATCGGCACCGATCACGCGGCGGAAGCGGTAATGGGTTTCTTCACCAAGTTCGGTGACGGCGCTTGTGATCTGGCACCGCTCAGCGGTCTGGTAAAAAATCAGGTTCGGGCGATTGCGCGCAGCTTTGGCGCGCCGGAGTCGCTGGTCGAGAAAGTGCCGACGGCAGACCTGGAAGATCTGTCGCCGGGCAAACCGGACGAGGCTTCGCATGGCGTGACCTATGCCGAAATCGACGCATTCCTGCATGGCGAGCCCGTGCGGGAAGACGCGTTCAAGATCATTGTCGATACGTACAACAAGACTCATCACAAGCGGGTAATGCCGTTCGCGCCTTGA
- the pncB gene encoding nicotinate phosphoribosyltransferase: MSESVFADRIVQNLLDTDFYKLTMMQAVLHNYPNVEVEWEFRCRNSEDLRPYLAEIRFQIERLAELSLSADQLSFLERISFLKPDFLRFLGLFRFNLRYVHTGIENGELFIRLRGPWLHVILYEVPLLAIVSEVRNRYRYRETVLEQAREQLYRKFDWLTANASADELSQLQVADFGTRRRFSYGVQAEVVNVLKHDFPGRFVGTSNVHLSRELDMKPLGTMAHEWIMAHQQLGPRLIDSQIAALDCWVREYRGLLGIALTDCITTDAFLGDFDLFFAKLFDGLRHDSGDPVVWGEKCIAHYHRLGIDPMSKTLVFSDSLTLPKSLEIFRALHGRINVSFGIGTNLTCDIAGVEPMSIVLKMTACNGQPVAKISDEPGKSHCKDPNFVAYLRHVFQVPADSSLSSKE; encoded by the coding sequence ATGAGCGAGAGCGTGTTTGCCGATCGCATCGTGCAGAACCTGCTCGACACCGACTTCTACAAACTGACGATGATGCAGGCGGTGCTGCACAACTACCCCAACGTCGAAGTCGAATGGGAGTTCCGTTGCCGTAACAGCGAGGATCTGCGCCCGTATCTGGCCGAGATCCGTTTTCAGATCGAGCGGCTGGCCGAACTGAGCCTGAGCGCCGACCAACTGAGTTTTCTTGAGCGCATCAGCTTCCTGAAACCGGACTTCCTGCGTTTCCTCGGGCTGTTCCGCTTCAACCTGCGCTATGTGCACACCGGCATCGAGAACGGCGAGCTGTTCATCCGTCTGCGCGGGCCGTGGCTGCATGTGATTCTCTACGAAGTGCCGTTGCTGGCGATCGTCAGCGAAGTGCGTAACCGCTATCGCTACCGTGAAACCGTGCTGGAACAGGCGCGCGAACAGCTCTATCGCAAGTTCGACTGGCTGACCGCCAATGCCTCGGCCGACGAATTGTCGCAACTGCAGGTCGCCGATTTCGGCACCCGTCGGCGCTTTTCGTACGGCGTGCAGGCTGAAGTGGTGAATGTGCTCAAGCACGACTTCCCCGGACGCTTCGTCGGCACCAGCAACGTGCATCTGTCGCGTGAACTGGACATGAAACCGCTGGGCACCATGGCCCACGAGTGGATCATGGCCCACCAGCAACTCGGCCCGCGATTGATCGACAGCCAGATCGCCGCGCTGGATTGCTGGGTTCGCGAATACCGTGGCCTGCTGGGGATCGCGCTCACCGATTGCATCACCACCGATGCGTTCCTCGGCGACTTCGACCTGTTTTTCGCCAAGCTTTTCGACGGACTGCGCCACGACTCCGGCGATCCTGTGGTGTGGGGCGAAAAATGCATCGCCCACTATCACAGGCTCGGCATCGACCCGATGAGCAAGACCCTGGTGTTTTCCGACAGCCTGACCCTGCCCAAATCGCTGGAGATTTTCCGCGCGCTGCACGGTCGGATCAACGTCAGCTTTGGCATCGGCACCAACCTCACCTGTGACATTGCAGGTGTCGAACCGATGAGCATCGTGCTTAAAATGACCGCCTGCAACGGCCAACCGGTGGCGAAGATCTCCGACGAGCCAGGCAAGTCCCACTGCAAAGACCCGAATTTTGTCGCCTATTTGCGACACGTGTTCCAGGTTCCTGCCGATTCCAGTCTATCTAGCAAGGAGTGA
- the azu gene encoding azurin, translating to MFSKVVAVSLLALASSQLMAAECKTTVDSTDQMSFNTKEIVIDKSCKTFTVELTHSGNLPKNVMGHNLVISKEADMQPIATAGLAAGIDKNYLPEGDARVIAHTKIIGAKETDSVTFDVSKLDAAEKYGFFCSFPGHISMMKGTIVLK from the coding sequence ATGTTTTCCAAAGTTGTTGCGGTATCCCTGCTGGCGCTGGCCAGCAGCCAATTGATGGCTGCCGAGTGCAAAACCACCGTTGACTCCACCGATCAGATGTCCTTCAACACCAAGGAAATCGTGATCGACAAGAGCTGCAAGACCTTCACCGTCGAGCTGACCCACTCCGGCAACCTGCCGAAGAACGTCATGGGCCATAACCTGGTGATCAGCAAAGAAGCTGACATGCAGCCAATCGCCACCGCTGGCCTGGCCGCCGGTATCGACAAGAACTACCTGCCGGAAGGTGATGCGCGCGTTATCGCTCACACCAAGATCATCGGCGCCAAGGAAACCGACTCGGTGACTTTCGATGTGTCGAAGCTGGATGCCGCTGAAAAATACGGCTTCTTCTGCTCGTTCCCGGGCCACATCTCGATGATGAAAGGCACAATCGTCCTGAAGTAA
- the livM gene encoding high-affinity branched-chain amino acid ABC transporter permease LivM — translation MSSTTQKSIDIKKSLVEAILAGLIALIVFGPIVGVVLEGYSFNLEPTRVAWIIGIVMIGRFALSLFLQTPKGLKILDGFESTGSGVHVLPADHKSSLRWIIPLLIVLAVIVPFVSNSYLLGVVILGLIYVLLGLGLNIVVGLAGLLDLGYVAFYAIGAYGLALGYQYLGLGFWTVLPLAAITAGLAGCILGFPVLRLHGDYLAIVTLGFGEIIRLVLNNWLSLTGGPNGMPAPLPTFFGLEFGKRAKDGGVPFHEFFGIAYNPDVKYYFIYAVLFLVVLAVLYIKHRLVKMPVGRAWEALREDEIACRSMGLNHVLVKLSAFTIGASTAGLAGVFFATYQGFVNPTSFTFFESALILAIVVLGGMGSTIGVVIAAFVLTVAPELLRGFAEYRVLLFGILMVLMMIWRPRGLIRISRTGVTPRKGAIHYERTAP, via the coding sequence ATGTCTTCAACCACTCAAAAATCCATCGATATCAAAAAAAGCCTGGTTGAGGCGATTCTTGCCGGCCTGATTGCCCTGATCGTTTTCGGCCCGATTGTCGGCGTTGTGCTCGAGGGTTACAGCTTCAACCTCGAACCGACCCGCGTGGCCTGGATCATCGGCATTGTCATGATTGGCCGCTTTGCCCTCAGCCTGTTCCTGCAAACGCCCAAGGGCCTGAAAATTCTCGACGGATTCGAGAGCACCGGTTCCGGTGTGCATGTGCTGCCGGCCGATCACAAATCCTCGCTGCGCTGGATCATCCCGCTGCTGATTGTGCTGGCCGTCATCGTGCCATTTGTCTCCAATTCCTATCTGCTGGGCGTGGTCATCCTCGGGTTGATCTACGTGTTGCTGGGGCTGGGGCTGAACATCGTGGTCGGTCTGGCCGGTCTGCTCGACCTTGGTTATGTGGCGTTCTACGCCATCGGTGCCTACGGTCTGGCGCTCGGTTATCAGTATCTCGGTCTGGGTTTCTGGACGGTGTTGCCGCTGGCGGCGATCACTGCCGGGCTGGCCGGGTGCATCCTCGGCTTCCCGGTGTTGCGTCTGCACGGCGACTATCTGGCAATCGTGACCCTGGGCTTTGGTGAAATCATCCGCCTGGTCCTCAACAACTGGTTGTCGCTGACCGGCGGCCCGAACGGTATGCCGGCGCCACTGCCGACGTTCTTCGGTCTGGAATTCGGCAAACGGGCGAAGGATGGCGGGGTGCCGTTTCACGAGTTTTTCGGCATCGCCTACAACCCGGACGTGAAGTATTACTTCATCTACGCGGTGTTGTTCCTCGTGGTGCTGGCTGTGCTGTACATCAAGCATCGGCTGGTGAAAATGCCGGTCGGCCGTGCCTGGGAAGCTCTGCGTGAAGATGAGATCGCCTGCCGCTCGATGGGCCTGAACCACGTGCTGGTAAAGCTCTCGGCCTTCACCATCGGTGCGTCGACCGCCGGTCTTGCGGGTGTGTTCTTCGCCACCTACCAAGGCTTCGTCAACCCGACCTCGTTCACCTTCTTTGAATCGGCGCTGATCCTCGCCATCGTCGTCCTCGGCGGCATGGGCTCGACCATTGGCGTGGTGATCGCTGCATTCGTACTCACCGTCGCCCCGGAACTGCTGCGCGGCTTCGCCGAATATCGCGTGCTGCTGTTCGGCATCCTGATGGTGTTGATGATGATCTGGCGACCACGCGGGCTGATCCGTATCAGCCGTACCGGGGTCACTCCACGCAAAGGTGCCATTCACTATGAGAGGACTGCGCCATGA
- a CDS encoding ABC transporter permease subunit, which yields MDGIFLQQLVNGLTLGSVYGLIAIGYTMVYGIIGMINFAHGEVYMISAYLAAISLALLAYFGIESFPLLMLGTLIFTIVVTAVYGWVIERVAYKPLRNSTRLAPLISAIGISLILQNYAQIAQGAKQQGVPTLLSGAWRVDIGTGFVQLTYTKVFILVAAFVGMGLLTYIIKYTKLGRMCRATQQDRKMASILGINTDRVISYVFIIGAAMAALAGVLITMNYGTFDFYAGFIIGIKAFTAAVLGGIGSLPGAMLGGIILGISESLFSGLVNSDYKDVFSFSLLVLVLVFRPQGLLGRPLVSKV from the coding sequence ATGGATGGTATTTTCCTGCAGCAACTGGTCAACGGCCTGACCCTCGGGTCGGTCTATGGCCTGATCGCCATCGGCTACACAATGGTCTACGGCATCATCGGCATGATCAACTTCGCCCACGGCGAGGTTTACATGATTTCTGCTTACCTGGCGGCAATCAGTCTGGCTCTGCTGGCTTACTTCGGTATCGAATCTTTCCCGCTGCTGATGCTCGGCACACTGATCTTCACCATCGTCGTTACGGCGGTGTATGGCTGGGTCATCGAGCGAGTCGCTTACAAACCCCTGCGCAACTCCACCCGACTGGCTCCGTTGATCAGCGCCATCGGTATCTCCCTGATCCTGCAAAACTACGCACAGATCGCTCAAGGCGCCAAGCAACAGGGCGTGCCAACCCTGCTGAGCGGTGCGTGGCGTGTCGACATCGGTACCGGTTTCGTGCAACTGACCTACACCAAAGTTTTCATTCTGGTGGCCGCATTCGTCGGCATGGGCCTGCTGACCTACATCATCAAGTACACCAAGCTCGGACGCATGTGCCGTGCGACCCAGCAAGACCGCAAGATGGCTTCGATCCTCGGCATCAACACTGATCGGGTCATTTCCTATGTGTTCATCATCGGTGCAGCCATGGCGGCGCTGGCCGGCGTACTGATCACCATGAACTACGGCACTTTCGACTTCTATGCCGGCTTCATTATCGGCATCAAGGCGTTCACCGCGGCGGTGCTTGGCGGGATCGGTTCACTGCCTGGGGCCATGCTCGGCGGGATCATCCTCGGCATTTCCGAGTCGCTGTTCTCCGGTCTGGTCAACTCCGACTACAAAGACGTGTTCAGCTTCTCGCTGCTCGTACTTGTTCTGGTCTTCCGGCCGCAGGGCCTGTTGGGCCGTCCTCTTGTGTCGAAGGTGTAA
- a CDS encoding TIGR00730 family Rossman fold protein yields MSLKSVCVFCGANAGTVPAYTAAAVALGQALAERKLTLVYGGGAVGLMGIVADAALAAGGEVIGIIPQSLMDKEIGHKSLTRLEVVDGMHARKARMAELSDAFIALPGGLGTLEELFEVWTWGQLGYHGKPLGLLEVNGFYSKLTAFLDHIVGEGFVRAPHRDMLQVSESPQALLDALDSWKPTVTPKWVEQKPG; encoded by the coding sequence ATGTCTCTGAAATCCGTTTGTGTATTTTGCGGTGCCAACGCCGGCACTGTTCCGGCTTACACCGCAGCCGCAGTCGCTCTTGGCCAGGCGTTGGCCGAACGTAAGCTGACTCTGGTCTATGGCGGCGGCGCCGTGGGTTTGATGGGCATCGTTGCCGATGCGGCACTGGCGGCCGGCGGCGAAGTGATCGGGATCATCCCGCAAAGCCTGATGGACAAGGAAATCGGCCACAAAAGCCTGACCCGTCTGGAAGTGGTCGACGGCATGCATGCGCGCAAGGCGCGGATGGCTGAGCTAAGCGACGCGTTCATTGCTCTGCCCGGTGGTCTGGGTACGCTGGAAGAGCTGTTCGAAGTCTGGACCTGGGGCCAGCTCGGCTACCACGGCAAGCCGCTGGGCCTGCTGGAAGTGAACGGTTTCTACAGCAAGCTCACTGCATTTCTCGACCATATCGTCGGCGAAGGCTTCGTTCGCGCGCCACACCGTGACATGCTGCAAGTGAGCGAATCGCCGCAAGCACTGCTCGATGCTCTGGATAGCTGGAAGCCGACCGTCACGCCAAAATGGGTCGAGCAAAAACCCGGTTAA
- the amaA gene encoding L-pipecolate oxidase — translation MPLREECLWEKLTPQRPDNTALRGEVKVDVCVIGAGFTGLSAALHLLEKGKSVCVLEAHRAGHGGSGRNVGLVNAGMWIPPDEIEAGFGEAVGSQLNRMLGGAPALVFSLVDKYNIDCQLRREGTLHMAHNAKGEADLRSREQQWKRRGAPVELLTGKACEQATGTQKIAAALLDRRAGTLNPMAYVTGLANAVKGLGGQMFDHSPVTRLERQGSNWSVQTEHGSVLAEQVVIASNAYTEGDWTELKRNFFPGYYYQVASVPLTEDAAQQILPGGQGSWDTRQVLSSIRRDKEGRLLLGSLGNGNQKPTWFLKAWADRVQQHYFPNLQPVEWECTWTGRIAFTPDHLMRLFEPAPGLVAVTGYNGRGVTTGTVVGKAFADYLCHGNPQALPIPFAPMQPLAGVGLRSCLYEAGFSLYHAGQCLRIVI, via the coding sequence ATGCCGTTACGCGAAGAGTGTCTGTGGGAAAAACTCACGCCACAAAGGCCGGATAACACCGCGCTGCGGGGCGAAGTGAAGGTCGATGTCTGCGTGATCGGCGCCGGGTTCACCGGGTTGTCGGCGGCGCTGCATCTGTTGGAAAAAGGCAAAAGCGTCTGCGTGCTGGAAGCGCATCGCGCCGGTCACGGCGGTTCCGGACGCAACGTCGGGCTGGTCAACGCCGGCATGTGGATCCCGCCGGACGAGATAGAAGCCGGTTTCGGCGAAGCGGTCGGCAGTCAGCTCAATCGCATGCTCGGGGGCGCACCGGCGCTGGTGTTCAGCCTGGTGGACAAGTACAACATCGATTGCCAGTTACGCCGCGAAGGCACGTTGCACATGGCGCACAACGCCAAGGGCGAGGCGGATTTGCGCAGCCGCGAGCAACAATGGAAACGTCGCGGCGCACCGGTTGAACTGCTGACCGGCAAGGCCTGCGAGCAAGCCACCGGCACGCAAAAAATTGCCGCCGCATTGCTCGATCGCCGCGCCGGGACGCTCAATCCGATGGCGTATGTCACCGGGCTGGCCAACGCGGTGAAAGGTCTTGGCGGGCAGATGTTCGATCATTCGCCAGTCACTCGCCTCGAGCGGCAGGGCTCGAATTGGTCGGTGCAGACTGAGCATGGTTCTGTACTGGCCGAGCAAGTGGTCATCGCCTCCAACGCTTACACCGAAGGCGACTGGACCGAACTCAAGCGCAACTTCTTCCCCGGTTATTACTATCAGGTCGCTTCGGTGCCGCTGACCGAGGACGCCGCGCAGCAAATTCTCCCGGGTGGGCAGGGCTCGTGGGATACGCGGCAGGTGCTGAGCAGCATTCGTCGCGACAAAGAAGGGCGCTTGTTGCTCGGCAGCCTCGGCAACGGCAATCAGAAACCGACCTGGTTTCTCAAGGCCTGGGCCGACCGCGTGCAGCAGCATTACTTCCCCAATCTGCAACCCGTCGAGTGGGAATGCACCTGGACCGGGCGCATCGCGTTCACGCCTGATCACCTTATGCGCCTGTTCGAGCCTGCGCCGGGACTGGTGGCTGTCACCGGTTACAACGGTCGGGGCGTCACCACTGGCACCGTGGTCGGCAAAGCCTTCGCCGACTATCTGTGTCACGGCAATCCGCAAGCCCTGCCAATTCCCTTCGCACCGATGCAGCCCCTGGCCGGTGTGGGCTTGCGCAGTTGCCTGTACGAGGCCGGGTTCTCGCTGTATCACGCGGGCCAGTGCCTGCGCATCGTCATTTGA
- the amaB gene encoding L-piperidine-6-carboxylate dehydrogenase encodes MVAALLDRLGVNPALYQNGKVPVHSPIDGSHIAAVNWEGPAEVEQHISRADHAFEQWRKVPAPRRGELVRQFGEVLREYKADLGELVSWEAGKITQEGLGEVQEMIDICDFAVGLSRQLYGLTIASERPGHHMRETWHPLGVVGVISAFNFPVAVWAWNTTLALVCGNPVVWKPSEKTPLTALACQALFDRVVKNFTDAPANLCQVIIGGRDAGEALVDDPRVALISATGSTRMGREVAPKVAARFARSILELGGNNAMILGPSADLDMAVRAILFSAVGTAGQRCTTLRRLIAHESVKEEIVTRLKAAYSKVRIGNPLEGNLVGPLIDKHSFENMQDALEQALSEGGRVFGGKRQLEDQFPNAYYVSPAIVEMPEQSDVVCSETFAPILYVVGYNDFQEALRLNNAVPQGLSSCIFTTDVREAEQFMSAVGSDCGIANVNIGPSGAEIGGAFGGEKETGGGRESGSDAWRAYMRRQTNTVNYSLELPLAQGITFD; translated from the coding sequence ATGGTTGCCGCATTGCTTGATCGTCTAGGGGTGAACCCGGCCCTTTATCAGAACGGCAAAGTGCCGGTGCATTCGCCGATCGACGGCAGCCACATTGCCGCCGTGAACTGGGAAGGCCCGGCTGAAGTCGAGCAGCACATCAGTCGCGCAGATCATGCGTTCGAGCAATGGCGCAAGGTGCCGGCCCCGCGTCGCGGCGAACTGGTGCGTCAATTCGGTGAAGTGCTGCGCGAATACAAGGCTGATCTTGGCGAGCTGGTTTCCTGGGAGGCCGGCAAGATCACCCAGGAAGGTCTGGGTGAAGTGCAGGAGATGATCGACATCTGTGATTTCGCCGTCGGCCTGTCCCGCCAGTTGTACGGTTTGACCATCGCCTCCGAGCGCCCGGGCCACCATATGCGTGAAACCTGGCACCCACTGGGCGTGGTCGGGGTGATCAGCGCGTTCAACTTCCCGGTCGCAGTGTGGGCGTGGAACACCACGCTGGCGCTGGTCTGCGGCAACCCGGTGGTGTGGAAACCGTCGGAGAAAACCCCGCTGACCGCACTGGCCTGCCAAGCGCTGTTTGATCGTGTAGTGAAGAACTTCACCGACGCCCCAGCGAATCTTTGCCAGGTGATTATTGGTGGTCGCGACGCTGGTGAAGCCTTGGTCGATGACCCGCGTGTTGCGTTGATCAGCGCCACTGGCAGCACACGCATGGGCCGCGAAGTGGCGCCGAAGGTTGCCGCTCGTTTTGCTCGCAGTATTCTGGAGTTGGGCGGCAACAACGCGATGATCCTCGGCCCAAGCGCCGATCTCGACATGGCCGTGCGTGCGATTCTGTTCAGCGCCGTCGGTACCGCCGGCCAGCGTTGCACCACCTTGCGTCGTTTGATCGCTCATGAATCGGTTAAGGAAGAAATCGTCACCCGCCTCAAAGCCGCGTACTCGAAAGTGCGCATCGGCAACCCGCTGGAAGGCAATCTGGTCGGTCCGCTGATCGACAAGCACAGCTTCGAAAACATGCAGGATGCGCTGGAACAGGCATTGAGCGAAGGCGGTCGGGTGTTTGGCGGCAAGCGTCAGCTCGAAGACCAATTCCCCAACGCCTATTACGTCTCGCCGGCCATCGTTGAAATGCCGGAGCAGAGCGACGTGGTCTGCAGCGAAACCTTCGCGCCGATTCTGTACGTGGTCGGTTACAACGATTTCCAGGAAGCGCTGCGCCTGAATAACGCGGTGCCACAAGGCCTGTCGTCGTGCATCTTCACCACGGACGTGCGCGAAGCCGAGCAGTTCATGTCGGCGGTCGGCAGTGATTGCGGCATCGCCAACGTCAACATCGGCCCGAGCGGTGCGGAAATTGGTGGCGCGTTTGGTGGCGAGAAAGAAACCGGTGGTGGTCGTGAGTCCGGCTCGGACGCCTGGCGCGCGTACATGCGCCGCCAGACCAACACCGTGAACTACTCGCTGGAGTTGCCGCTGGCGCAGGGCATCACATTCGATTAA